TTTGGAGATCGGCGTAGATTTGCGGAACGCCTGCGTGCATGAGTGAACTGATGTTGCGTGGCCGTGGGTACTTGAACTCTGTTTCCGCTTTTGTGTCCCTCAAAGTCCGTGCATAATCACTAGAGAATATGGAGGGTACAGAAGGGTTCTCGAGAAGCGGCgtgtcccctccctcccgccaCAACGGTGAATGGGTGGCGCCAGGTCTGTGTTAGAAGACCATCCCATCTCATGAGACTCCCATCTCCCACCGCCCACCACCATGGTGCGCTTGGAGATCGTTGCCCGCCCCCAGGAAGAGGCGTGGTCTGTATCAGCTACCAAAGCTGCCCGTCATGTGCAACTTGGCTTTTTAACAGAGCTCAGTAATGGGCTTGTTCCCCCTCTCcttggagtgtgtgtgtttgcggAAGAGAAGGTGGCCAGCATGTTGTCCCATAGTGAGGAGTGAGGGGACACCAACTTGCCTCTCCCCATCCCACTTCCCTCTGTGTTAACAGCTCTGGAATTCTCAGGGCTCCCTAGCATCAAATCATATCTCATGGAGGTCCCCTGGAGCCCATCAGTTCCATGGTCTTGGGGGGACGGGGCAGGGTGAAGAGGTGGAGAGAGTTGTGATGGGGGTGGCGCTCACAGGAGGTCTGTGGGGGACACTGGGCTTCCCCCGGTCTCAAGTGCGGGGAGGGGGTCAAAGCATACACTCGGCCTGTAAGATGGGGGCGCCGCGCGGGATGAAGATCAGCACAGACACCCCATGTGGCACCAAGTTGATTCATGCCCAGCTCTTAGAGATAAGCCTCCCAAGGCACTTCTGGCCTAAGTGGAAGCTTCCTCTTCACCCCAAATAAATGAGTAGTAGCCCGAGGGCAGATAAGGAAAGAGCGGGCAGGGGAGGAAACAGGAGGTTGAGGAGGGTAACACGCAGAGGTGAAAAGAAACTCTGCATCAGCTTCCTGTCGGGGAAAATGTGGTTCTCCCTCGGGGGCCAGACAAGCTCCCCGGATGGTTCAGGGAGAAAAGTGAGAGGAGACGCAAGCACGACAAGATGCCTGCAGGTTAGAGCAGAGCAGAGAGGACAGAGGGAAGTGGGTCTGGTTTCCAGGCAGTGCTGGGCCCTCGCATTGGCTTGGCTCTTCTGGGTATGGGCACCTTCGTGAGGCCAACCTTCTGAGGCTGATTCTGCAGGAAGTGAGTCATTAAAGACCCAGCTATACCCTGAGCAAGTTTGTCCCTCTGTCCACTTATGGCAGAACATTCTCTGATGCTCAGGGTTCCAAAACAAGGGCTGGCGAGGACATCGCTTCAGAGTTCTCTCAACCATTTCCCTGGTTACTAGTTCCCTGAGATGCCCTTCCcagtgagagaatgaatgaatgattcccTGGTCACATGAGGTTAGGGGATGCTGCATCCCAGTCTCCCTTTGGAGAGTTACAGAACAGGTTAGCCTATCACAGGCTCTGAAATTCCTGCACTAAAGGAATTTAACACGTCATCTTTCAAGCCAACTGGACTGCGGACGGGCTTGCTGTATTTCTATTGCAAAACCACACAGACTATGTGGACGGGTCCCCCTGGATTAAACAGTATATGCAGCCCTTAGAGGGTGGTCTTTGCCATGGACTTTCCCCCTCCTTTAAGTAACACCTCTTAACATCTTGAGAGATGCCTGCATTCTCTGGGGGCACAGCTCAGGAGACACTGGAGCAAGATACTGTCCTGCCCATCAGGGGTGTGCAAACGGCACTACTTTTACAGCATTTTGGGGGGGGAAACAGTCTGAGTGGGGTGGACTTGTGCCCGCTCATCCAATCAGTCCTGCCTGGAACCCACAAAATCCTTTTGCAGGATGGTTTTCCAAGATAAGGATGCAGCTTGTGGCCACAGATAGAGCGTGAATTAGTTCTGCACCAAAGCACCATCCTCAGCCCCAGTGTTCTTAGCTCAGCACTTTAAAGACACTGGTTCTTTGGTCTTAGTGATTCCCGTATTGGCAGGTGGTGGTGGGAATGCTCCAGGgtcctttaaaatgtttaaaggcCACTGATATGCAGTCCCGAACATACCTAACAAAGAATCCTTGAATATACGTCTGAATTGAATGTGTAAATTCTTAAGTCTGTGTCTCAGAACTTAAAAAGGACTGAAGTGACCTCCTGGACCTGTCTCCTATCTCTGAAGTAGTTAAAACCCTATAAATCTTcagtgttttttgggggtttaGACTCTACGATATTGGTTCCCAAACCTTGCTGCACATTAGTATCCAGCTTTTAATTCCGCTGCCTGTGTTGTATCCTATTCCAATTAGACCACAatgtggtggggtgggggcagggcggaGCCaggtatttgaatttttttaaagatccccAGTAATCCCAACATGCAACGAAACTGGGGGCACTGATGTAGaagcactttatttttattataacacTTTATTATAACGACCACGCCTCTGTGAGAGAAGCAGGACAGGAGCTCGTCCTCATCTCGTAAGTGAGATAGCAAAGGTCGTACGGAGTGAAGAGACATGATCCAGGTCACAGATCAGGTTCCAGACAGGTGTCATTCCTTACTTGGGCCAAACCTGGCCAATCAGACTAGATTCTGGGGATGTTGGGATATGAGACCGGAGGGTGGTTGGGAGGAACTGGGCTTGAAAACCCAGAGGATTGAACACGGGCCTTCGTGCCTGAAGGAGAAACAAGAAAACCCCTTCAGTGTCATGCCTCCTGCCCCGGCAATGCTGCCTCTGTCTGGGGACCACTGGTCTGCGTTTCATTTCTAGGGACGCAGAATGGACCCTGCGTGCCAGAGTCGGAGGAAATTATCAGAGCCCACAGCTTGTCTTCAGACTAAACGTCGActatttctctccttttattttttatttttttaataaagttatttattttatgaatttacttttggctgcgttgggtctttgtcgctgcgtgtgggctttctctagttgtggcaagcgggggctactctttgttgcggtgcgtgggcttctcactgtggtggcttctcttgttgtggagcacaggatctaggcacacgggcttcagtagttgcggcgtgtgggctcagtagttgtggctcacgggctctagagtgcaggctcagtagttgtggtgcacaggcttagtggcgctgcggcatgtgggatcttcccggactagagctccaacccatgtcccctgcattggcaggtggattcttaaccactgcaccaccagggaagcccctttcctttgatttttaaacAAGTCCTCCCCGTGAGTTTTGAGGCTGTCTTGGACATTCCCACCCTTGATTTTACAGTATCCTagtctctgcatcggcaggcgtgaGAACACCTACCAGTCTGTGGAATTGTCCTGTCAGCCATGGAGGCTGTTATGGGGGCAGCAGAATGGGGCAAGGGGCTCTGAGGGGGATGCTGTTGAAACAAACGATTCCCTAGTAACTGGGCTTCTTTGAAGCTTCAGGGCTCATAAACTAGAGGCTTAGAAGCAAGGATGAATGATCCCACATCCCCCAGATATCGCCGGCTCAGAGCATTTTTCCACCGTCTGACATGATTGATTAATCCTATTGTATGTATGGGGAGAAGTactcacatttctttcttttttaaaaaaaatacacttatttttattgtataattcaatgtttttttgtttgtttgtttttgttttgttttgtttttgctgcactgcatgacttgtgggatctcagttctctgaccagggattgaacccgggccacggcagtgaaagcgccgaatcctaaccactaggccgcCAGGGGACTCCTGGTACTCACGTTTCTAATAGCCCTACAAATGTGGAGGATAAGCCAGGAATTCCCTTTGGTTGGAGGTGGGCAAGCAAGGACGGTGACCCCTTGGATGACATACTCTGTGTTGCTGGGGACTTGTAATGGATGGCCTGACATTCTGAGATTCTAGGTCTTAGAAGGAGACATAAGATGCTTCAACTtccattttatcattattattattacatgaaACTCTCTCTAGCTTAGAGGACTATTTGAGCATTATTTCTTCCCTAGcttcagaaaaataatattgtGAATTCTCCTAAGAACGTATTGTCATGAAAGATTGCCACTAAGGCTTAGCAGTAAGGAGTCCATGAGGCCTGGATCCTACTAAGTTTGACAAAAactcgttttgttttgttttttaagagtttGAATGAATCTTTAGGATGCTATGCTTCGTGAGGTATATTATAATAAAACACTGACATTGGGAGTGATTTACTTATAAATGCAGTGGCGTTGAAGGTGACCCCTGTCAAGAGCTTGCTCCCTTGCCTTCCACAGTGGTTCCTCGATGAGGAGGGAAAAGGGGTGGAAAGTCTGGCAGTCGCTCACCTGAGGGCCGTGTTTCCCACCTGCACAAGCCGGTCCTCGTGTATGTTGCAGCCAAAAGAAAGATTTAGAGCTTATTCAGCCTCACCCAGGGCCactcacagtaggtgctcaaaccAGCAGCGGCGCCTGGGAGTGACTTAGAAATGCAAGTTCTCCAGTCCCCAGAGCAGCTCTGCGGAGGCTGCATCCTTGGGGCGGGACCCCGCGGTCGTGTTTTCCCAGGCTCTCCCGGGGTTTAGTGCTCACAGAGGTGGAGTGGCATGGCCCTGgaccaatggttctcaaagtgggggCTCCTGGCCACAGCTCCCCACCTCACCCGTGACCTTGTTAGAAGCCGCTCGATCTCTTAGTCCTTGGACGTTGGCAGGAGGCAGTGGACACACTCCCTGGGACTTTCCAGTGTTCATGGATGAACCTGTCAAGTAATCCATTCTCCGataagcacagagtcttaaccactggactgtcaggagAATCCATGTCTCCCAActttggatttgattttattcCCACTGAATACAGGGGATGGAAGGGCTATCATGCATGATGGGGAGAAATCCAACATGTAGTTCCAATACCCTCTGAGCCTTGAAGAATGGAATCATTGGCCTCGAGTGCCTCTAAATTGCCTGTATTTCTCTTTGCCGGTAGAACTGACAGAAAACATCGGGCTTCCCGTGGATCTGATTGAGAAACATGACCCGTGGCCCGCCTATGTCGCATACACTTCCCCGCTGGTGAAAAGACTGATTGAGAAAAGCAAAGCCAGAGACATGGAACGCTTGCAAACGGCTGAGGAGAGCCGGCCGACATGCAGGCAGAGCAAGCCTCCCAGTGTCATCCAGCTGAAAAGGAGAAAGTCCTCCAAGTCCTCAGGCAACATGACGTTCCAGGATGTGAGGTCAGAGACCACGCTCTCGGGGTGGGGCCCTTTCTCCATGTCGGCCGTGGGTCCCCCCGTGGTTCCAGAGCACACCCACTTCCACGCGGATGCTAGGGCAAGTCCCACCGCCGACTACAACAAGATCATCTTCCCCCAGAAGCCGAGGATGAGGATGCTTCCATACCGATCACTGCTGGCCGGCGAGGAGAAACACCCCGACGTTTAACAGGGAGTCCCTGCAGCTGCCCCCCAAGCTTGTACAGCAGTTAAGGGCCATTTGCCACATATTTCGTGACGGCCTCTGCATTGGGACTTGCCCCTGCTCAGGCAGAGGTCGGCTGAGATCAACCagatggaatgtgggccatggaGGGGGTGAGGGCACCCCACCTGGCAGTGCAGTCATGTGCAGGTGGGAAGCCCCAGGCTCTAGATCCTGCCAGAGATGCTTAGGACCCAGCTGGGGGTGAATCAGTCCTAGTCCAGGCAGGAGACAGCAATCACACCAGAGATCCTTTGATAGAAAGAATTTCTAGCCAGGTAGCTGCAAAGTCAGGAAGAGGGcacagagatgtggatggagGGGGCGCCCGCAGGAAGCAGGCTGGGGGGACAAAGAGAAGATGTGAGCTCATTAAGAGTTAGACACTTGGAGAAGGGGCAGGTGGGCTGCATCTCAGTTCCCGGACGCTGGTGTCCTGAGCTCGCAGGAGACCCCTTTGGGGGTGGCAGCCCCGCCTCTGAGGAGGGGGAGCTGTTTGGCTGACGGACACCCCGAAGTTGGTTCTGAGAGTGTTGGGAAAACCAAAATGGGgactcaaatatttgtttctgGAAGGAATTGACACCGGTCTGAGTGAATGAGAATtgctgggggaaacagaaaggGACAGGAAACCAACAAAGGTAAACAGGAAGCAAATCAGGAGCGagttccttcttcttcctccagcCTCCGGACTCCCTCTGGCTCTTTTCTGATGGGCAGAGCCTCACGTGATTTGCAGGATCCCAAGCCCTGCATCTCAAAGCAGAGTGCAAAAGGATGGGCTTGGAGGCAAGGGAAGATGAGCTTACTACCTGCCCGGTGGGGTTCTGGGCGATCCCACCTTGCTGCCCCCCTTGGCACCTGGACCTGGTATTGGGATATTTGTTCCTTGGAGGGTTTACAAAGTGGCAGTGCCGACCCGGGCGTCCCCTGCTGAGATATGGAGGATTTCTCTCCCCTGTAGTTCTTTAAGACTTGTGGAGCTCAGTTGGCTGGGGGAGAGGTTCCCGGCTGGACCCCAGCTATGCTTTGTCAGACGCAGCTGGCATTGGTCCACCCATGCTCTGAGCTGTTCCCACTTGGCCTCAAAGCAAACGATGCTGTACTCAGTCTGGATGCAGAAGACTTTGTCTTTAGACAGAAAGAGGATCTAGTTATGACAGGCAGACCACACGGTCTCGGGCTTGGGGCTTGTCTGCTGAGCATGGCCTCACTGGTAGCATCTCTCTTCTTCGCCCTCACCTGAGCTTCTCTGCTTATATTTGTGAAGCAGTTCATACTCACCCTGTTTCCCTCACGGAGACACAGAAGATGCAATGTGCTCGTTGCTGGAAGAGGCTGAATTTGCCCTACGAGCGCGTTCGCTGCATCCAGGAGTCTTGCAGAAACGTTTGGGCTCCACGCTGGCTGCTGTGAGCTGTGTAGGAGCTGCACGAATTAGGAGCTCCAGACCCATTCCTGGGTTCCCAGCTCTTGGCCAGAATGAATTTTTGCAAAAAGAATAGGTGATTTCCAGTGAATCTGAATGACTGTATTTGGGTCCACGGAACATTTATAGACATGGAGGCTGGTGATAAATCCCCAACGAGAATTCTTCTCTCTTCTATCCTTTTATGGGGGTTTATAGCCAGGGTATATTTGGGCAGCTATGGATTATAGATCCTCATTGTGTTAGTGTTTGCAGGGATTTGGGGTGATTTCTTTCAATTCCTTTGAAGGCATAGTAGTTACAgagttttttggtgttttgttgtttctgtttttttaaaatctaggtGTTTGATAGTTGTTACACGCATATACTCTCTAAGTTAAAATGGTTGTTTTATAGATAGTATTGTTTAGATTAGTTTAATTCTCAGCCTGTTAAAACCACACAAGCAGAGGCCAAGGACATACGCACTCTGtgctgtgatgaaaatggcttgtGTCTGTGACTGCGGTCCAGACGCATTGTCTCCTGAGGCCATTTTTGAGAGAGAAACAGTCTAATTCCTTGGAAAGGAGGGAGTCCCTTCAAGGCCAAGTTGGGTTCGCAGGTCCCTGGGGGGTGACTGTGTAAACAAGGCTTCAGTGctggtgggtgtgggctgggtgCTTGGTGGTGGCCTGGGAACCCTCCACCTGGCAagggaggcgggggtgggggcggggggaagacCTAAACCCAGGGGCCTAGGGGAGCCATGGACTTGATTGACAGCAAATCCTCCTCTTCCTTTCGTGGGCCGGAGGACCTTACTGTAGGAGGCGCGACTGCCCCACAGTCCCCTTAATCTTTTCTTAGGACATGGATAAAAGCTGGATACCCCGAGGTAGGGATTTTGACCCCTGGGATTTGGTGGGGGTCCTGGGAGGTGGAGGAGAAGTCCCACGTAGCCCAGGGACCCCAACCAGGGACTGGCTCCGTGTCCCTGGAGGCGGAGACCCGCAGCAGAGTCCCAGCCCCGTAGCCTCGCTCCGCGTGTCAGCAGAGGTGGTAAAAAAAGATCGTAAAAGTGCTTTGTGAGATGTGGGCTGGCCAGGGTGCCCGTCAGGACGGAGCGGCTCTTTTCAGCTTTAGCTGAGTCGTTCGTTCCTAGAAGCTTCTTggaagcccctcccttctggAGTGACGGCCAGGGGCGGCAGGTTATCGGGGCCACAGATAAGACAGGATGCGAGCTGGAGGGGGGAAGTAAACAGGGGCCTGGGGTTTACTGTGAGCTGATGTCGTCAGAGCCCGGACTGAAGCTCAGGCCTGGGTTTGTGTTTGTCAAATACTCAGGaaaccctccctcttcctccttcactAACCCCTCCCCACCCGCATCTCTTCCCAGGGACCCAGTGCCTCAGCCAGCTACCTGGGCACTTGAAAATCACACTGCAGTGCCCTAAACCAGCGGGCCGTGTGCATGAGGGATCCTCTGGGGCAGTAGGGGTGGGGGtaagggcaggcagggctggcagGGGATGCGGGAACACCCCAGCTTTAGGTGGAGCCCGCTGCCACCCCATATTCTGTGCCTTGGTCCTGACCATGATCCGATATCCATATAGGACAGGGCGGGATAAACAGTGTCATGAAAATGACCTTGGGCTTAGTGCTGAGACCCCCATCTCTTCTCCCAGGCTCTCTATTCCAGGGCAAATAAAAATTCCCACTCCACCTGAGGCCTTTCTAGGACGTTTCTACTGCTGGGGGCCCGGCAGAGCTCGTGGCACCAATCCAGTTCCTCTTCAGATCTAACTGTTCAGCCACCCAGGACCCTCCAATGCTTTTGGTAGACAAGGCAGGTGAGAAGCACAACGCTTCCGGCAAGTCAGCATGGTTTCTGCGGACCGCCAGTTGGGAGGGGTTTGTGGAGAGAGGAGTTGGTTCCAGAGAAAGTGGCGGCTAGAAGGAAGTTCGCCCCGCCTGCCACGCGTGCGCCAGCACCCGTGCGCACACTTTTGTGTGTTGCAGCGCGTCTACGTCCATTCACTGTCCAGGGGCTTCTGTCTGCTTTCCTAGCTGACCCTGAAGGAAGTGAGCCCCtctgggactggaacccaggccCTCAAGCCCAAGTCCAGGCTGCCTCCCCTGTACCCgggtcccctccccctcctccccctctttcccctcctcctccgtTTCATCACCGGCAGTCCTGCTGGCACGTCCTCAAGAGGGCAGGTGTGTCCGGCCTGTGGCTGCTGACCCTCAGGTTCAGCCATGACTCCATCTGTCAGGCAGTGGCTTCACTAGAAGCCCGTGTGTGACCCATCAACCAGAGCTAACCCACCGTCTGCCGCTGGACCAGCAGAGCTAGGAAGGAGGGTCTGGAAGTGCCGTGAGATCTGGACAAGGTCATCCCTGCTCACGGTCATCTTCCCAGAGCTCGGCCCACAGCCTGGCACACGGTTGGGGCTCAATTACTTACTGAGCGAATGATTTACAACACGAGGTCCTGACACCCGAAACAGAATGCATGGCGAAGCGGTGGTTTCTTTTGTAATATCCAGAGGCTGGAGAAGCCACTTGGCCGAGTTGTGTAGAAACTTTGAGGCAAGCAGCAGGCACCTTTGCTGTAAAGTTCCTTCTGGTCCTGATAGTGTGATTCAAACAAAGGACCCAGTTGGTACCTTGGACGTGCCCTTCCTTGTAGGACGTGGGAGGGATAGAGGAGCAGGACACACGGTCTCCTAAAATTTAACATCTAGTTATTCTGTCCTTTTAAACGACCAATCCATGCCTGTCTGATGGAATTCCAAGttaattttacatatttcttCTGGGCTTTATCAGAAGGGAAAAAATTTCATAGACCTAACAGTTTCTCCCTTTCCCACGTTTGCAGCCATGCTGATCGAGGGCACCCGACAAACATGCGCTGGGTGCTGGCTCGTGCCAGGTACCCTGCTGGGGGCCCAGCCGTGAGCAGTGCAGACACTCAGGCTTCCGTCTGGCGGTGCAGACACTGGACAATCACTTTATCCCATCGCAGTTGCGAGGGGTGTTACAGAGAAGCACAGGATTCTGTGAGAGTGTTCTTGCTTTGAGCTCCTGATGTGCCCTCCCCAGGCTCATGAGGAAGGGATTAGAGAAGGAAGCAGGCTTAGTATCAGGACAGCTGCTCCTGAAAAGGGGTGAGGTCATGGCGAAATTTTGGCCAAACTGAAGTTTAGTGACCTGCTGAATTTTTTGAACTTTGCAAAGCTGCCTTCAGTGTATGCTTGCCCGGCTGTCTTGTTTGTTTCTGTAGCACCATGGAGTTGTCCCCTGGCTGGGCCGAGGTTCAGGGCATGGCCTCTCCCTCCCGGCCCCACGAAGCAACACAGAGGCGGCGCCCACATCTGCACGCTGCTCACCCCAGGCCACTCACTTCCTGCCTTTTTGGCTGGAGGGCTGGCGAGGCAGCTTCAAGGCAGGCCTCTAGGCCCTGTGTTTCCCTGACCAGACCCCGGGCGGGAACCAGGCCCAAGCCCTCAGCATCTGGCCTCTGGCCCACTGAGCCTCACCTCAACTTCCCCAGGTCTCGGAGCAAAGAGACCAGTTCTGGCCTTCCATGCTTCCTACCAGCATTTCCGGGTTTGTGGAGGTCCCTCAGTAGACCGGGGCAAAGGGTGCGTTTCAACCCAGGGGAAGGCAGGGTCCCTGCTCTTTCTGCCCTTGTCTGCAgagcctctccctccttctttttccccctccttcctttccatttgaagttcattgttattttttttttttttgccattgcaAAATTAAATGACGCTTGTTTTAAGTGACTCAGGCTCCTTGCGGTAGAAGTGAACTGAGATGGCCCAGGCTCCACAAACTTTAGGAGAAGCAGGTCCCTTTAATGCTCGGATCCTGGGTCTGAGCCTCCCTCCAGAGGCCCATGGGGAGTGCCCCGATGCTCTCTGGGAAGCTCTGAGGAATGCCTGCGTAGCTCACAAAACCGCCGCCCCTCGGGGCCCCTATCACCCTGGCCATCGTCTCACTCCAGAGCAGTTGCCCCAAGGTCCCAGGTCACTGCTGTCCCACTTCTCCCCAGCCCAGCCATTGGGTCCCCCTGTGGTTTCTCAAAGCACGGCTCTCCCAGGTTGTCGCATCAGCAAGTCTACCCTGAAGGCCTGGGGGTGGCAGAAGCACAACAGAGTAAACAGGCAGGTGGTGTTTGCATCCACACCCCCGTTCCGGGATGATCCCCGTCTCTCGTGCTCCAGGACACTTGGGTTTTTCGAAACATCTCCAAGCCCACCCCGTTCCCTTCTATCGATTCCATCTTCACGTGTAATGAATTAAAGAGCAGCATCCTTTATGAAAGGCAGGGTGAAAAGTGCTGGAGGGACAAACCATCGCCAGggctttaaaaaggcaaaatgggCTCTGTGGCAGCTGGTCCacatcccctcccctgcccacatCCCAGGCACCAGTCACTCTCCACCTGGAGTTTTCTCCTGATGCCCTGCCGCAGACGGACAGGGCGTTAAGGTCCCTGGAGCTGCCCTCAGTATGGCCAACAGGAGGTGGAGGACAAATAGCCCAGCTTCCTCACCCCTAAGTTGGGTGGATAAGTGAGCAAGTCCCACGCTGTCTCTGAGTCCCCAGCGGGACAGAGCCTCGGGTACCCGAGTAGCCACGCACTCAAGGATGCCCTGAGCATCGgcctcctttcctcctctgccCTGCTTTTCCACTCCTCTGCTGCGCCTCCCGGGTTCCTGTCCCCAGCAGACTCCTTGTTCTTGAATCctcatctcagagtctgcttttGGGGAACGCAACCCAAGACATCATGCAGGCAATCCCTGGATTATCCAGCCACCCGGGAATAAAGGAGTCCCTTTCCAGGGGAAGTTCCTTATTTTGTGTTTCACTCAGGGCAAAAGGGCTCTTTAAAAAACGGAAAAAGCAACGCGCCTGTACATGGTCAAGAAACCAAAAAGATGTCCGTGGAATATGATGAAAAACAATTCTctgtccccacctccctgcctgcctcccccTGTCCCTCTCCCGAGAGGTGACCACCCCTAACCAGTAGATGTGTGTCCCTTTGGAAATGTTATCCTCTGAAAACCTGAAGTCACATCACGTCATATCCCCTCGTAGTAAGAAGCCAGAGTCCTTCAAACAGCCAGCAAGCTCTTCTAGTCTCTTCTCTGGACCTCTTCTCCACGTTCTCCTTCACCCTGGCAGCTCCAGCCTCCTGGACCCCATCCCGCCAGCCATCAGGCTCCCTTCTCAGGCTTCTGTACCTGCCACCCTCCTGCCTGGAAGGCTCCTTCCCATCCATGTGCATCGCTCTCTCCCTCACGTCCTAAGAGTCTTGGCTCAAGTACCCCCTTCTCGGTAGAGCTTTTCTCTGAGAAGATTATTTAAAGCTGCAGCCCATTCCCTGCACTCCTCACACGTCTCTTCGGTTTTCTCCGTATCACTTTCCGCCTGCTGGACCACCCCACCATCTACTTATTGTTTGTCGCTGTAGGATATCAGCTCAGGAAAGCAGAGGGTCTGTCTCTTTTGTtcaccactgtgtccccagtgcttGGAACAGTTCCTGGTACAAGGTAGCTGCTTGGGAAagctttgttgaatgaatgtacaCACACGTCATACGATACACATTGTCCTACCCGGTGCTTTTCCCATGTAGCCATATTGGAGGTTGTTTCTCTTGGAACACATAGGATCACTGCATCCTTTTAAGCAGCTGCAGGGTGTAAGGTCCTGTGAGTGTCGGTCATGAACTTAGCTATTTAGCTGGCCTTCCCTTGATGGACGTTTGGGTGGTTTCTGGTCTTTAGCCAGAAACAGAGCTGATGTGTCCCACGTCTCTGCTTACACGGGGACAC
Above is a genomic segment from Mesoplodon densirostris isolate mMesDen1 chromosome 18, mMesDen1 primary haplotype, whole genome shotgun sequence containing:
- the CDRT4 gene encoding CMT1A duplicated region transcript 4 protein, with product MESVKAPSKPDGYRRPQLARHTRLQPPPKFTDVQASAGRQGPAGKRGFWNRGPELTENIGLPVDLIEKHDPWPAYVAYTSPLVKRLIEKSKARDMERLQTAEESRPTCRQSKPPSVIQLKRRKSSKSSGNMTFQDVRSETTLSGWGPFSMSAVGPPVVPEHTHFHADARASPTADYNKIIFPQKPRMRMLPYRSLLAGEEKHPDV